A genomic stretch from Candidatus Edwardsbacteria bacterium includes:
- a CDS encoding beta-ketoacyl-ACP synthase III: protein MMHSRIISTGHHIPGAEVRNSDLKQFPPNAIPLIEQKTGIKARHYAAPEQCTSDLAYLAARECLAKAGLDPGKVQGIILATSSPDRIQPATAARVQALLDANQAFAVDVNSVCSGGIYALHFADCLIRSGQYDNILVIASELYSKILNPSDFATFPYFGDGAAAVLLGAEPVSPGIIGSIIKTDGRGHDIIQVPGGGTMLPGPKISNPRDWYFTMKGREVYDFAVARGSEIIDEILAKYRVERSQLKAVVPHQANISIIDAIAANSGIPRSKFYVNLYNYGNTAGASVMIALSEVVASGSAGPGDLVLLVAFGGGLSWGAALIKL, encoded by the coding sequence ATGATGCATAGCAGGATAATATCCACCGGCCACCACATCCCCGGAGCGGAGGTAAGAAATTCCGACCTGAAGCAGTTTCCGCCCAACGCCATCCCCCTGATCGAGCAGAAGACAGGAATAAAGGCCAGGCATTACGCGGCCCCGGAGCAGTGCACCTCCGACCTGGCCTATTTGGCCGCCCGGGAGTGTTTGGCCAAGGCCGGCCTCGATCCCGGCAAAGTGCAGGGGATAATTCTGGCCACCTCCTCCCCGGACCGGATCCAGCCCGCCACCGCTGCCAGGGTTCAGGCCCTGCTGGATGCCAACCAGGCATTCGCGGTCGATGTCAACAGCGTCTGCAGCGGAGGGATATATGCTTTGCATTTCGCCGACTGCCTGATAAGGTCCGGCCAATACGACAACATCCTGGTCATCGCCTCCGAGCTTTACTCGAAAATACTCAATCCCAGCGATTTCGCCACCTTTCCCTACTTCGGCGACGGGGCCGCGGCGGTCCTGCTGGGTGCGGAGCCCGTCTCGCCCGGCATCATCGGCTCGATAATCAAGACCGACGGCCGGGGGCACGATATCATCCAGGTCCCCGGCGGGGGGACCATGCTGCCGGGGCCCAAGATAAGCAACCCCCGGGACTGGTACTTCACCATGAAAGGGCGGGAGGTGTACGATTTTGCGGTGGCCCGGGGCAGCGAGATCATCGACGAGATATTGGCCAAATACCGGGTCGAAAGATCGCAGTTGAAGGCCGTGGTGCCCCATCAGGCCAATATCAGCATCATCGACGCCATAGCGGCGAATTCGGGCATCCCCCGCTCCAAATTCTATGTCAATCTTTACAATTACGGCAATACTGCCGGGGCTTCAGTGATGATAGCCCTGAGCGAGGTGGTGGCCAGCGGGTCGGCCGGCCCCGGGGATCTGGTGCTGCTGGTGGCCTTTGGCGGGGGCCTTTCCTGGGGGGCCGCCTTAATTAAATTATAG
- a CDS encoding glycosyltransferase family 4 protein, with amino-acid sequence MVICHITTVHKPTDVRIFEKECSWLAAQGHRVIFIVWKAVSQKANGVEIIGLSDVDLPRIKRFLIANLAAYRTAMAQGADIYHFHDIEFLPFAWLMRHRGRRVIYDVHEDMPRALYGRYWIAKPLRKILSRLIESFEDRAAARMSGIVTATPQINYRFARINQNVVNVNNYPSGIADGPYAANDEICYIGGISQIRGNTELVTALGLVNRDIRLNLAGEFDPPEYRQQLEGVGGWEKVNYLGWCSREETSRIMSRSSAGVVTFHPLPNHIDAQPNKIFEYMSAGLPLIASDFPLWRSIVEGNKCGLCVDPLDPAGLARAIEYILADPDRAREMGANGREAVKNKYNWPAEGLKLSAFYQHIGKH; translated from the coding sequence ATGGTGATCTGCCACATAACCACCGTTCATAAGCCCACCGACGTGCGGATCTTTGAAAAGGAATGCAGCTGGCTGGCGGCCCAGGGCCACCGGGTGATCTTCATAGTATGGAAGGCCGTGAGCCAAAAGGCCAATGGCGTTGAGATCATCGGTCTGTCCGATGTCGACCTGCCGAGGATCAAGCGTTTCCTGATCGCCAACCTGGCCGCCTACCGGACGGCGATGGCCCAGGGGGCCGACATCTACCACTTCCACGACATCGAGTTCCTGCCGTTCGCCTGGCTGATGAGGCACCGGGGACGGAGGGTGATCTACGACGTGCATGAGGATATGCCCCGGGCCCTTTACGGCCGGTACTGGATAGCCAAACCGCTGCGTAAAATTCTTAGCCGGCTTATCGAATCATTTGAGGACCGGGCGGCCGCCAGAATGTCCGGGATCGTCACCGCCACCCCCCAGATCAACTACCGGTTCGCCCGGATAAACCAGAATGTCGTAAACGTCAACAATTACCCCAGCGGCATCGCTGACGGCCCCTATGCTGCCAATGATGAGATATGCTACATCGGGGGCATCTCTCAGATCCGGGGCAATACCGAACTGGTGACTGCCCTGGGGCTGGTAAACCGGGACATCCGGCTGAACCTGGCCGGAGAGTTCGATCCCCCGGAATACCGGCAGCAGCTGGAGGGGGTCGGGGGATGGGAAAAGGTGAATTACCTGGGGTGGTGCTCCCGGGAGGAGACCTCCAGGATCATGTCCCGCTCCTCGGCCGGGGTGGTCACCTTTCACCCGCTGCCCAATCATATCGATGCCCAGCCCAACAAGATATTCGAATACATGTCGGCCGGCCTGCCGCTGATCGCCTCCGATTTTCCCCTGTGGAGGAGCATTGTGGAGGGAAACAAATGCGGGTTATGCGTCGATCCGCTGGACCCCGCCGGGCTGGCCCGGGCCATCGAATATATCCTGGCAGATCCCGACCGGGCCAGGGAAATGGGGGCCAACGGAAGGGAGGCCGTGAAAAACAAATACAACTGGCCGGCCGAGGGCCTAAAACTAAGCGCTTTTTACCAGCATATCGGAAAGCATTGA
- a CDS encoding O-antigen ligase family protein has protein sequence MKRAYNAIAAFFVGGLFLLPNISLGGGVPLLRSEDLAVYLMTLVLIFNIKRPLPLSKGLAAYLFYISLFAVWILACMLGNGRFFVLRDYFEYYKLFKYAVIIVFVCLLLKDQAPNGWEKLAVPIFGLLLVFNVLNYLNLFNFNKWVMPFYADSARLAGFGLDSLGRSAPKRLLGVMGNPNNNAILWSFFAAYFLSAKKNLWVYLFFLVSVTMVMLTGSKTAALALLAMLLVNWQLQRFSLKSAAIVLTSGGMMLGAVALFNISYISNLWNTDLAGNLSLMKRLEIWEHLAEMIRRSPWIGYGPNKDYFYQNHLYSESEYFLMAWRYGLIGLVMYLGQVLIPVIHGWRYRSLPYPKMLILFSVIILLAAFSNNPLTDARFLALYAALCGLSYHQIREHSDGALRQ, from the coding sequence ATGAAAAGGGCCTATAACGCCATAGCGGCTTTTTTTGTCGGGGGCCTGTTTCTCCTGCCAAACATCAGCCTGGGCGGAGGTGTTCCTTTGCTGAGGTCCGAGGACCTGGCGGTGTATCTGATGACCCTGGTGTTGATATTCAACATCAAACGTCCTCTGCCGCTTTCCAAGGGATTGGCGGCCTATTTATTCTATATCAGCCTCTTTGCGGTATGGATTTTGGCCTGCATGCTGGGCAACGGCCGTTTTTTTGTCCTGAGGGATTATTTTGAATATTATAAACTCTTCAAGTATGCTGTTATTATCGTCTTCGTCTGCCTGCTGTTAAAGGACCAGGCCCCAAATGGATGGGAAAAACTGGCTGTGCCGATATTCGGGCTGCTGCTGGTCTTCAATGTTTTGAATTACCTCAACCTGTTCAATTTCAATAAATGGGTGATGCCATTTTATGCCGACAGCGCCCGGCTGGCCGGGTTCGGACTGGACAGTCTGGGACGCTCGGCCCCTAAAAGGCTGCTGGGGGTGATGGGCAATCCCAACAACAATGCCATCCTCTGGTCATTCTTCGCGGCTTATTTCCTGTCGGCCAAAAAAAACCTGTGGGTTTATCTTTTTTTTCTGGTCTCGGTGACGATGGTGATGCTGACCGGATCCAAGACGGCAGCCCTGGCGTTGCTGGCCATGTTGCTGGTCAATTGGCAGCTGCAGAGATTTTCCCTGAAAAGCGCGGCGATCGTGCTGACCTCAGGCGGGATGATGCTGGGAGCGGTGGCGTTGTTCAATATCAGCTATATTTCCAATCTATGGAACACAGACCTGGCGGGGAACCTGTCCTTGATGAAACGCCTGGAGATATGGGAGCACCTGGCCGAAATGATAAGGCGGTCCCCCTGGATAGGCTACGGGCCCAACAAGGATTACTTTTACCAGAACCATCTGTACTCCGAGAGCGAATATTTTCTGATGGCCTGGCGCTACGGACTGATTGGACTGGTCATGTACCTGGGCCAGGTGCTGATCCCGGTCATTCACGGTTGGCGTTACCGGAGCCTGCCATACCCCAAAATGCTGATTTTGTTCTCGGTCATCATCCTGCTGGCGGCTTTTTCCAACAACCCGCTGACCGATGCAAGGTTCTTAGCTCTATATGCAGCGCTCTGCGGACTGAGCTATCATCAGATCCGGGAACATTCTGATGGAGCGTTGCGCCAATGA
- a CDS encoding glycosyltransferase family 4 protein, with translation MKFLILTQYYPPEVGAPQVRLQAMARELAARGHQVEVVTAIPNHPLGRYFPGYKSRMYFWEVSQGIKIHRTWIYPAIGAGLKRIFNYLSFTLSSFWGMMKAGRPDFVWVESPPLFLGWTAMAYSRFRRVPFIFNIADLWPDSIIELGLMGNGLVARMLYMTERAIYNRAKYVIAVTQGIRDRLIDSKGLPARKILYLPNGVDTEMFRPSPFDMPLAADLGLAGKDIILYSGTLGFAQGLGSVLEAFQIIRDSHRQITLLMVGSGSERKKLQQMAQERSLDNVRFLDPVPPEMINKYLSISLAGLVCLKDLELFRGARPSKMFPIMSCGKPVIFCGRGEGARLVHDSKGGVVVPPEDPEALAAAIADLAGDRETSKQMGLNGRDYALKYLSWERMVGEWLSQLESRQKDGEHE, from the coding sequence ATGAAATTTTTGATACTGACCCAATATTACCCGCCGGAGGTGGGGGCGCCGCAGGTCCGTCTGCAGGCCATGGCCAGGGAGCTGGCGGCCAGGGGTCATCAGGTGGAGGTGGTAACGGCCATACCCAACCATCCGCTGGGGCGGTATTTTCCGGGATACAAGAGCCGGATGTATTTCTGGGAAGTATCTCAGGGGATAAAGATCCACCGGACCTGGATATATCCGGCGATCGGGGCGGGGTTGAAGCGGATATTCAATTATCTTTCTTTTACCCTGTCGTCCTTCTGGGGGATGATGAAAGCGGGAAGACCCGACTTTGTCTGGGTGGAGTCTCCGCCCCTGTTCCTGGGCTGGACGGCCATGGCCTATTCCCGCTTTCGCCGGGTGCCGTTCATCTTCAACATCGCCGACCTGTGGCCCGATTCCATAATCGAGCTGGGTCTGATGGGGAACGGTCTTGTGGCCCGAATGCTATATATGACCGAAAGGGCGATATATAACCGGGCCAAATATGTCATTGCCGTGACCCAGGGCATCCGGGACCGGCTGATCGATAGCAAAGGACTTCCGGCCCGGAAAATATTGTATCTTCCCAACGGGGTGGATACCGAGATGTTTCGCCCTTCACCGTTTGACATGCCGCTGGCGGCAGATCTGGGGCTGGCTGGGAAAGATATCATTCTATATTCCGGCACCCTGGGATTTGCCCAGGGCCTGGGCTCGGTGCTGGAGGCGTTCCAAATAATAAGGGACTCCCATCGGCAGATCACCCTGCTGATGGTGGGCAGCGGGTCGGAACGAAAAAAATTGCAGCAGATGGCCCAAGAACGAAGCCTGGATAACGTCAGGTTCCTTGACCCGGTGCCTCCCGAGATGATCAATAAGTATCTCTCCATCTCCCTGGCCGGGTTGGTCTGCTTGAAGGACCTGGAGCTTTTCCGGGGGGCCCGGCCGTCCAAAATGTTTCCCATTATGAGCTGCGGCAAGCCGGTCATCTTCTGCGGCCGGGGCGAGGGAGCCAGGCTGGTCCATGACTCAAAGGGAGGGGTGGTGGTTCCCCCCGAGGATCCCGAGGCCCTGGCCGCAGCGATAGCCGATCTGGCCGGGGATAGAGAAACCTCAAAGCAAATGGGGCTTAACGGCAGGGACTATGCCCTGAAATATCTCAGTTGGGAGAGGATGGTGGGAGAATGGTTGAGCCAACT
- a CDS encoding acyltransferase, translating to MGNIIGRVKARVISEISRLYQPQMVRMKRGPDRKVLRNTRVSNTAVIVSPRGLVLEDNVFVFHYSILDASHGLTIKEGCQIGGWVGIFTHSSHISIRLYGEKYSQHHQLKGYITGPVTVGKYSFIGPHSILMPNTRIGKGSIVAAHSYVRGEFPDFAIIGGNPAKVIGDTRKTDQAFLRKYPELEPLYSQWAEGKDDA from the coding sequence ATGGGTAACATAATCGGCCGGGTAAAGGCCCGGGTGATCTCGGAGATCAGCCGGCTGTATCAGCCCCAGATGGTGAGGATGAAGCGGGGGCCTGACCGGAAAGTGCTGCGGAACACCCGGGTCAGCAATACCGCGGTGATCGTTTCCCCGCGGGGGCTGGTGCTGGAGGACAACGTGTTCGTTTTCCATTATTCCATCCTGGATGCCTCCCACGGCCTGACCATCAAAGAGGGCTGCCAGATAGGAGGCTGGGTGGGGATATTCACCCATTCCAGCCATATCTCCATCAGGCTTTACGGGGAGAAATACAGCCAGCACCATCAGCTCAAAGGGTACATCACCGGGCCGGTCACCGTGGGAAAGTACAGTTTTATCGGGCCGCATTCGATACTGATGCCGAACACCCGCATTGGGAAGGGCTCGATCGTGGCCGCCCACAGCTACGTCCGGGGGGAGTTCCCGGATTTTGCCATCATCGGAGGCAACCCCGCCAAGGTCATCGGCGACACCAGGAAGACCGACCAGGCTTTCCTGAGGAAATACCCGGAGCTGGAGCCCCTGTATAGCCAATGGGCAGAAGGGAAGGATGATGCATAG
- a CDS encoding glycosyltransferase, translated as MKSLLLVGADSCHLWRFCRMVRDQFETVVVVTNGPWGAGGSCATETVTADFSVRNPLSFLKTVGAIRQVYKKYRPDIVHIMQANTTATSAILALGRYKVPKVLTALGSDILSTPEQGLFYRQMVRYNICRADICTSDSLHMAQAMEVLAGSKRLKIVIANLGIGVEPNRGTPKENLIYSNRMHGKLYRIDKVIEHFAEFMNTAKEDWRLVIAGQGPETGNLKQQVQDLDLQDRVDFVGLLGSRENAAYYNRARIFISLPRSDATSVSLLEAMACGCLPVVSDLPANREWISDGVNGKVVSDGESGVIDQALSIDPVAAANINREIIGRKATVGVSRGIFAGIYAELLEAGRAG; from the coding sequence ATGAAGAGCCTGCTGCTGGTTGGCGCCGACTCCTGCCATCTGTGGCGATTCTGCCGGATGGTCCGGGACCAGTTCGAAACGGTGGTGGTTGTCACCAACGGACCCTGGGGAGCGGGCGGATCCTGTGCGACGGAAACAGTGACGGCCGATTTTTCGGTCAGGAATCCCTTGTCCTTTCTGAAGACGGTAGGTGCCATTCGCCAGGTCTATAAAAAATACCGGCCGGATATAGTGCATATCATGCAGGCCAACACTACCGCCACCTCCGCTATCCTGGCCCTCGGACGATATAAGGTCCCCAAAGTTCTGACGGCGTTGGGAAGCGATATCCTGTCGACCCCCGAACAGGGGCTATTCTACCGGCAGATGGTAAGGTACAATATCTGCCGGGCGGATATCTGCACCTCCGATTCGCTGCATATGGCCCAGGCCATGGAGGTCCTGGCCGGGAGTAAACGGCTGAAGATAGTCATCGCCAACCTGGGGATAGGGGTTGAGCCTAACCGGGGGACACCAAAGGAGAACCTCATATATTCAAACCGCATGCATGGTAAATTGTATCGGATCGATAAGGTGATCGAACATTTCGCTGAATTTATGAACACTGCCAAAGAGGATTGGCGCCTGGTGATCGCCGGGCAGGGGCCGGAGACCGGAAATCTCAAGCAGCAGGTGCAGGATTTAGATCTGCAAGACAGGGTTGATTTTGTGGGGCTTTTGGGGTCCAGGGAAAACGCCGCTTATTACAACCGGGCCAGGATATTCATATCCCTTCCCCGGAGCGACGCCACCTCGGTGAGCCTGCTGGAGGCCATGGCCTGCGGCTGCCTTCCGGTGGTCTCGGACCTGCCGGCCAACCGGGAATGGATCAGCGACGGGGTCAACGGCAAGGTGGTCAGCGATGGGGAGAGCGGCGTGATCGATCAGGCCCTGTCGATCGATCCGGTGGCCGCGGCCAATATCAACCGGGAGATCATCGGCCGGAAAGCCACCGTTGGTGTCAGCCGGGGGATATTTGCCGGCATTTATGCCGAACTGCTGGAAGCCGGAAGGGCCGGCTGA
- a CDS encoding glycosyltransferase: MRASVIIPAYNAERTIGQCLEALASQTIGRSDYQILVVDDGSTDGTSGIVGKYPGIRLIRQGNAGPAAARNNGVTQAEAPVVVFTDSDCVPQPDWLEKMIGPLEADPNVTAVKGAYRTKQHQIAARFVQLEYEDKYQLLKKRQNIDFIDTYSAAFRRDIFLQFGGYDTSFKVACAEDVELSYRMHNAGHRMIFAPQALVYHLHPETLGAYFRKKYKFAYWRMLAVRKNPNKLVSDSHTPQVMKLQLMLAPMVILLLSMGLFNRLFWYVSLVAALAFLMISLPFTMKALAKDPVVGSLAPLILLGRGLAQFAGVFRGLIDWYLVRKS, translated from the coding sequence GTGAGGGCCTCGGTGATCATTCCGGCCTATAATGCTGAAAGGACCATCGGGCAATGTCTGGAGGCCTTGGCCAGCCAGACCATCGGCCGTTCCGATTACCAGATCCTGGTGGTGGACGACGGCTCCACCGATGGGACCTCCGGGATAGTTGGCAAATACCCCGGCATCAGGCTGATCAGGCAGGGGAATGCCGGCCCGGCGGCAGCCAGGAACAACGGCGTCACCCAGGCCGAGGCCCCGGTGGTCGTGTTCACCGATTCCGACTGCGTTCCCCAGCCGGACTGGCTGGAAAAGATGATCGGCCCTTTGGAGGCCGACCCGAATGTAACCGCGGTCAAGGGGGCCTACCGCACCAAACAGCATCAGATCGCCGCCAGGTTCGTTCAGCTGGAATATGAGGACAAGTACCAGCTTTTAAAGAAAAGACAAAATATCGATTTTATCGATACTTATTCGGCGGCCTTTCGTCGCGATATTTTCCTGCAATTCGGGGGATATGATACCAGTTTTAAAGTAGCCTGTGCCGAGGATGTCGAACTCTCATACCGGATGCACAATGCCGGCCATAGGATGATCTTCGCACCGCAGGCTTTGGTTTATCACCTCCATCCGGAAACCCTGGGGGCCTATTTCAGGAAAAAATATAAATTTGCCTACTGGCGGATGCTGGCGGTCAGGAAGAATCCCAACAAGCTGGTCTCCGATTCACACACCCCGCAGGTCATGAAGCTACAGCTGATGCTGGCTCCGATGGTGATCTTGCTTTTGAGCATGGGTTTATTCAACCGGCTTTTCTGGTACGTTTCCCTTGTGGCCGCCTTGGCATTTTTGATGATATCACTGCCTTTCACTATGAAGGCTTTGGCAAAGGATCCGGTGGTGGGATCTCTTGCGCCGCTTATATTGCTGGGGCGGGGGCTGGCCCAGTTTGCCGGGGTCTTTAGGGGGCTGATCGACTGGTATTTGGTGCGAAAATCCTAA
- a CDS encoding Wzz/FepE/Etk N-terminal domain-containing protein has product MENPNDRELKDLWQQVFRGWMIIGSAMILAALAGLLVSLASPKIYQAEVLAAVPESGKLTAISSESKGTLFVLVNVGGTSPLKSKPTTVSLVNIPETKAMINQLWGRIKSGPPGLTFPLGEAAIIEGIRCEEIRGSENIFRLIVQTSQPGQPAEKALLGAVAYLNDNQFIKLKIEEERKSLDQSIRDTEENLQKALLIRDGLQRSGSFRQNPNFNPAELETSINDLKVKINNLRNSLANITGYRIIEKPVAGTDPIRPKVLSNILMSLALGLMLGLLAVFIKGAVRDRSC; this is encoded by the coding sequence ATGGAAAACCCGAACGACCGGGAGCTAAAGGACCTGTGGCAACAGGTATTCCGGGGCTGGATGATCATCGGATCGGCCATGATCCTGGCCGCCCTGGCGGGGCTGCTGGTCTCATTAGCCTCCCCCAAAATATACCAGGCCGAAGTTTTGGCGGCCGTCCCGGAAAGCGGCAAACTGACGGCCATCTCCTCCGAATCCAAAGGAACCCTGTTCGTCCTGGTGAATGTGGGCGGGACCAGCCCCCTTAAATCGAAGCCCACCACGGTCTCTCTGGTCAACATCCCCGAGACCAAGGCCATGATAAACCAGCTATGGGGCCGCATCAAATCGGGCCCGCCGGGGCTGACGTTCCCCCTAGGCGAAGCTGCGATCATCGAGGGGATAAGGTGCGAGGAGATAAGGGGATCGGAGAATATCTTCAGGTTGATAGTGCAGACCAGCCAGCCGGGGCAGCCGGCTGAGAAGGCCTTGCTGGGGGCCGTCGCCTATTTAAATGACAACCAGTTCATCAAACTGAAGATCGAGGAAGAACGGAAGTCCCTGGACCAAAGCATCAGGGACACCGAAGAGAATCTGCAGAAGGCCCTGCTGATCAGGGACGGCCTGCAGAGATCCGGCAGTTTCCGGCAGAACCCCAACTTCAACCCGGCCGAGCTGGAGACCTCGATCAACGATCTCAAGGTGAAGATCAATAATCTTCGCAACAGCCTGGCAAACATCACCGGTTACCGGATCATTGAAAAGCCGGTGGCCGGGACGGACCCCATAAGGCCGAAAGTCCTTTCCAACATATTGATGTCTCTGGCTCTGGGTCTGATGCTGGGACTGCTGGCGGTATTCATCAAAGGGGCGGTCAGGGACCGATCTTGCTGA
- a CDS encoding undecaprenyl-phosphate glucose phosphotransferase — translation MNRRWQLTYSGMIMTADVLVIALAFILSFWVRFDSHLFPIPLGRPPFRPYFVGSLVVAFLWVSIFWLLGLYENRSRFAPDEEIYRVAKGTFVGIVAIMAFSFFYREVVWSRLVLAMATVLSFFLLSAQRIMAVSIFRRIVAKHGVGLKRTAIIGSGDIALKIIEQLKFNPEYGYGIECLISANGADEPALGETSVKKLAVKKYSEISRLIDEYRLDALFIVLPHDMQSDLNEIVNSAEHRPVEVKFVPDLMDMIGRDTSISQLGNIPVIGLREIPLTEWDLINKRIFDLAAATLGLVVLSPLYLLLAGLIKLTSPGPVFYAQERVGYDGETFNMLKFRSMRLGAEDRTGPVWAKPNDDRRTRLGAFLRKYSLDELPQIFNVIMGDMSLVGPRPERPFFVEKFKAQIPRYASRHKMKSGVTGWAQVNGWRGDTSIVERTKCDIYYIENWSLFLDIKILIRTVLQVIFPRNAY, via the coding sequence ATGAACCGCAGATGGCAACTGACATATTCCGGGATGATCATGACCGCCGATGTATTGGTCATCGCACTGGCCTTCATCCTTTCCTTCTGGGTGCGGTTCGATTCCCATCTGTTTCCCATTCCTCTGGGCCGTCCGCCTTTCCGGCCGTATTTCGTCGGATCCCTGGTGGTGGCCTTTTTATGGGTCAGCATCTTCTGGCTGCTGGGGCTTTATGAGAACCGCAGCCGGTTCGCCCCCGACGAGGAGATCTACCGGGTGGCCAAGGGCACTTTTGTGGGGATCGTGGCCATCATGGCCTTTTCCTTTTTCTACCGGGAGGTGGTCTGGTCCCGGCTGGTGCTGGCCATGGCGACGGTGTTGTCCTTCTTCCTGCTCTCGGCCCAGCGGATCATGGCGGTAAGCATTTTCAGGCGGATCGTGGCCAAACATGGCGTCGGGCTGAAAAGGACCGCCATCATCGGCAGCGGGGACATCGCCCTTAAGATCATCGAACAGCTGAAATTCAATCCCGAGTACGGCTACGGGATAGAATGCCTGATCTCGGCCAACGGAGCCGACGAACCGGCCTTGGGCGAGACCTCGGTCAAGAAACTGGCGGTCAAAAAATACAGCGAAATATCCCGGCTGATAGACGAATACCGGCTGGATGCCCTGTTCATCGTCCTGCCGCATGACATGCAGTCCGACCTCAACGAGATAGTCAACTCCGCGGAACACCGGCCGGTGGAGGTAAAATTCGTGCCCGACCTGATGGATATGATCGGCCGGGACACCAGCATCTCCCAGCTGGGCAACATACCGGTGATCGGCCTGCGGGAGATCCCGCTGACGGAATGGGACCTGATCAATAAGAGGATCTTCGATCTGGCCGCTGCCACCCTGGGATTGGTGGTCCTTTCGCCGCTGTACCTGCTGCTGGCCGGGCTGATCAAGCTTACCTCCCCGGGGCCGGTATTCTACGCCCAGGAGCGGGTGGGATATGACGGGGAGACTTTTAACATGCTGAAATTCCGCTCCATGCGGCTGGGGGCCGAGGACCGGACCGGGCCGGTGTGGGCCAAGCCCAACGACGACCGCCGGACCCGGCTGGGCGCCTTTCTGCGCAAATACAGCCTGGACGAGCTGCCCCAGATCTTCAATGTCATCATGGGGGATATGAGCCTGGTGGGGCCTCGGCCGGAACGGCCGTTCTTCGTGGAGAAATTCAAGGCCCAGATCCCGCGCTATGCCTCCCGGCACAAGATGAAATCCGGCGTCACCGGCTGGGCCCAGGTCAACGGCTGGAGGGGGGATACCTCGATCGTGGAGCGCACCAAGTGCGACATCTACTACATCGAGAACTGGTCGCTGTTCCTGGACATCAAGATACTGATCCGGACCGTGCTGCAGGTGATCTTCCCCCGGAATGCCTATTGA
- a CDS encoding lipopolysaccharide biosynthesis protein: MGYFFSDNINIKNYARGKFAVNVATLMTGTIIAQAIQLGISPILTRIYSPSEFGMFALYMSVVSLFSIIATGRYEMAIMLPAGDDDALNIMALSGLITIAVSGLSLLAVVLAKNRIALALGDLKLAPWLYLVPCSIMLTGAYQIFNYWSNRNKQYKRLSASRVLQYGSSSLANIGMGLGGWGVGGLIGGGVLGQSVATGILGYQTWRDKNRIPGAISWEKIKSNARRYKDFPLINSLHAFMDMLQLSGTNFLITFYFGSVTLGLYTLTVRILRAPLTLMGASLSQVFLQKAAETYNSGQDLQKLVGRTIAGLVLAALPVFILIYIFSPALFSMVFGGRWQAAGEYARILSPWLFLNFIVSPLSQIPIIVNKQKEVLYLGLFGNLLLVLSVLYGAVVAHSIQAGLYMLSATQLAYLSGALVWLYKISGKRSEAYG, encoded by the coding sequence ATGGGTTATTTTTTCAGCGATAATATCAATATCAAAAACTACGCCCGGGGAAAGTTCGCCGTCAACGTAGCCACCCTGATGACCGGGACCATAATCGCCCAAGCCATCCAGCTGGGCATCTCTCCGATACTGACCAGGATCTATTCGCCGTCGGAATTCGGGATGTTTGCCCTGTACATGTCCGTGGTCTCCCTGTTCAGCATTATCGCCACCGGCCGTTACGAGATGGCCATCATGCTTCCGGCCGGGGATGATGACGCCCTCAACATCATGGCCCTGTCGGGCCTGATCACCATCGCCGTAAGCGGGCTTTCCCTGCTGGCCGTGGTGTTGGCCAAAAACAGGATCGCCCTGGCTCTGGGGGACCTGAAGCTGGCTCCCTGGCTGTATCTGGTCCCCTGTTCCATAATGCTGACCGGGGCCTATCAGATATTCAATTACTGGTCGAACCGCAACAAACAGTACAAAAGGCTCTCGGCCTCCCGGGTGCTCCAATACGGATCATCCTCCCTGGCCAATATCGGAATGGGCCTGGGGGGGTGGGGGGTCGGAGGACTGATCGGAGGCGGGGTCCTGGGGCAAAGCGTGGCCACCGGGATATTGGGATACCAGACATGGAGGGATAAAAACCGCATCCCCGGCGCCATCAGCTGGGAAAAAATAAAATCCAACGCCAGGAGATACAAAGATTTCCCCCTGATCAATTCGCTGCACGCTTTCATGGATATGCTGCAGCTCTCCGGCACAAATTTTCTGATCACTTTTTATTTCGGCAGCGTCACCCTGGGGCTGTACACCCTGACGGTCAGGATCCTGCGGGCCCCGCTTACCCTGATGGGGGCTTCGCTGTCGCAGGTCTTTCTGCAGAAGGCGGCGGAAACCTATAACAGCGGTCAGGACCTGCAAAAACTGGTGGGGAGGACCATCGCCGGGCTGGTCCTGGCGGCCCTGCCGGTGTTTATCCTGATATATATCTTTTCTCCGGCGCTGTTCTCGATGGTTTTCGGCGGGCGTTGGCAGGCGGCCGGGGAGTACGCCCGGATATTATCCCCCTGGCTGTTCCTGAACTTTATCGTGTCGCCCCTGTCCCAGATCCCGATCATAGTGAACAAGCAGAAGGAGGTGCTGTATCTGGGGCTGTTCGGCAACCTGCTGTTGGTGCTGTCTGTTTTATACGGAGCGGTGGTGGCCCACAGCATCCAGGCCGGGCTGTACATGCTTTCGGCCACCCAGCTGGCCTATCTAAGCGGGGCCCTGGTGTGGCTCTATAAAATATCCGGAAAGAGATCGGAGGCCTATGGGTAA